A DNA window from Candidatus Hydrogenedentota bacterium contains the following coding sequences:
- a CDS encoding saccharopine dehydrogenase — IYTVLPEKQVRQMRSLDRIRFALGWRPVQNFLKRWVEKHVEGPDAEERGADNTELYGDATEAGVRRVAMAMQTPNGYSLTFDAAVSATARLLAENTPPGAQTPSTAFGSRFVLGLRGVRCTQPVAVPLRD; from the coding sequence AGATCTACACCGTCCTGCCGGAGAAGCAGGTCCGGCAAATGCGCTCGCTGGACCGTATCCGCTTCGCCCTGGGCTGGCGGCCGGTGCAAAACTTTCTCAAGCGGTGGGTGGAGAAGCACGTCGAGGGGCCGGACGCGGAGGAGCGCGGCGCGGACAACACGGAACTCTACGGGGACGCCACGGAGGCCGGCGTGCGCCGCGTGGCCATGGCCATGCAGACGCCCAACGGCTACAGCCTCACCTTTGACGCCGCCGTGAGCGCGACGGCGCGGCTGCTCGCGGAGAACACGCCCCCCGGCGCGCAAACTCCCTCCACGGCCTTTGGCAGCCGTTTCGTGCTGGGCCTGCGCGGCGTGCGCTGCACCCAGCCCGTCGCGGTGCCCCTGCGCGATTAG
- a CDS encoding Fe-S cluster protein, with protein MTETMKPQADIALPGLNCGVCGFRTCAELAARVQTEPELLKRCIHLSGDVMPAPDAGVGAGAKPACAVECGPLCAGCSAAGVPADPSPAEWRDSLGRDFDFYLEHFPEDPGPREVILPHNPMITREMEIAEGDVLMGRPLGMSCGCPITHCGVVRSVELRTGVITWCVTGPLIPRERGCKDIGYYIAEAYEGLVTGARGELRVGMRYHFQPRLCMLQWRHSGLLNYLNRVPDGWQVRLEGLFIG; from the coding sequence ATGACTGAGACGATGAAACCGCAGGCGGACATCGCGCTGCCGGGGCTGAACTGCGGCGTGTGCGGGTTTCGCACCTGCGCGGAGCTGGCCGCCCGGGTCCAAACAGAGCCGGAGCTCCTCAAACGGTGCATTCACCTGTCCGGCGACGTCATGCCGGCCCCCGACGCCGGCGTCGGCGCGGGTGCGAAGCCCGCGTGCGCCGTCGAGTGCGGCCCGCTGTGCGCGGGGTGCTCGGCGGCGGGCGTGCCCGCCGACCCCTCCCCCGCCGAATGGCGCGACAGCCTTGGGCGCGATTTTGATTTCTACCTCGAGCACTTCCCGGAAGACCCGGGTCCCCGGGAGGTGATTCTCCCCCACAACCCGATGATCACGCGCGAAATGGAGATCGCCGAGGGGGACGTTCTCATGGGGCGGCCCCTGGGCATGTCCTGCGGCTGCCCCATCACGCACTGCGGCGTGGTGAGGTCCGTTGAACTGCGGACGGGCGTCATCACCTGGTGCGTCACCGGCCCGCTCATTCCCAGGGAGCGGGGATGCAAGGACATCGGGTACTACATTGCGGAGGCCTACGAGGGCCTGGTCACCGGCGCGCGCGGCGAGCTGCGCGTCGGCATGCGGTACCACTTCCAGCCGCGGCTGTGCATGCTCCAATGGCGGCACAGCGGGCTGCTCAACTATCTCAACCGCGTCCCCGACGGGTGGCAGGTCCGCCTGGAAGGGCTCTTCATCGGATAG
- a CDS encoding cobalamin biosynthesis protein — translation MKLVICAGPATTGKTAVLRHMARRLAASGSRLAFLKIDVQFADEEELFAGEFGIPAKTVYSGELCPDHCSVLVLGDALKWAENAAADILLVETAGLCLRCAPYADGGLGIMVMEATSGMNLPRKVGPMLSLADIAVVTKIDLVSQAEREVLRARIAEAAPAVRVREVNALQGIGIDPLVAHVLQTPDAPPRLMLRGNPPVGTCTICVGKKEIGWQSHFGVVRALNNQNFYRGE, via the coding sequence ATGAAACTTGTCATCTGCGCGGGTCCGGCCACCACGGGAAAGACCGCCGTGCTGCGCCACATGGCCCGGAGACTGGCGGCCTCGGGAAGCCGCCTGGCCTTTCTGAAAATTGACGTCCAGTTCGCGGACGAGGAGGAGCTGTTCGCGGGGGAGTTTGGGATTCCCGCGAAAACGGTGTACTCGGGGGAGCTGTGTCCGGACCACTGCAGCGTGCTGGTGCTGGGGGACGCCCTGAAATGGGCGGAAAACGCCGCGGCCGACATCCTGCTGGTCGAGACGGCGGGCCTCTGCCTCCGGTGCGCCCCCTACGCCGACGGCGGCCTGGGCATCATGGTCATGGAGGCGACCAGCGGCATGAACCTGCCCCGCAAGGTCGGCCCCATGCTGTCGCTGGCCGACATCGCGGTGGTGACCAAGATAGACCTGGTCTCGCAGGCGGAGCGCGAGGTGCTCCGGGCGCGCATCGCCGAGGCCGCCCCGGCCGTCCGCGTGCGCGAGGTCAACGCGCTTCAGGGCATCGGCATTGACCCGCTGGTGGCCCATGTCCTTCAGACGCCCGACGCGCCGCCGCGGTTGATGCTGCGGGGGAACCCGCCGGTGGGCACGTGCACCATCTGCGTGGGGAAGAAAGAGATCGGCTGGCAGTCCCATTTCGGCGTCGTGCGGGCGCTGAACAACCAAAACTTCTACCGGGGAGAGTGA
- a CDS encoding ATP-binding cassette domain-containing protein has protein sequence MIETITILGGRGKQEVPEPVRRIDLNMGDVVSIVGPTGSGKTTLINDIELFADNDTPTGRRVLINGVRPPAVYRDDPARNPIALITQHTNFLSDMPVRLFLGTHAGIRCADSSRAESLVAQTLDFANQLTGEPIIPESRMTELSGGQTRALLIADATVVCDTPIVLLDEVENAGIHRARALELLRQRRKIFIFVTHDPRIALLSDFRIVMQGGRVTRVIRTDAAERGFARTVSRLDDALSRLRETIRMGGQLGDGDFAELTAFAAAPEGGLQ, from the coding sequence ATGATCGAAACCATCACCATTCTCGGAGGCAGGGGAAAGCAGGAGGTGCCGGAACCGGTCCGGCGCATTGACCTGAACATGGGGGATGTCGTGAGCATCGTGGGCCCGACGGGGTCGGGAAAGACAACCCTGATCAATGACATTGAACTGTTCGCCGACAATGACACCCCGACGGGACGGCGGGTGCTGATCAACGGCGTGCGGCCGCCGGCCGTCTACCGCGACGACCCGGCCCGCAACCCGATCGCGCTGATCACGCAGCACACAAATTTCCTGTCGGACATGCCGGTGCGCCTTTTCCTGGGCACCCATGCGGGGATACGGTGCGCCGACAGTTCGCGGGCGGAGAGCCTGGTGGCCCAGACGCTGGATTTCGCCAACCAGCTGACGGGCGAGCCCATCATCCCGGAGAGCCGGATGACGGAGCTGTCGGGCGGCCAGACGCGGGCGCTGCTGATAGCGGACGCAACGGTGGTGTGCGACACGCCGATTGTCCTGCTGGACGAGGTGGAGAACGCGGGCATTCACCGGGCGCGGGCGCTGGAGCTGCTGCGGCAGCGGCGCAAGATCTTCATCTTCGTGACCCACGATCCGCGGATCGCGCTGCTCTCCGACTTCCGCATCGTGATGCAGGGCGGCCGCGTGACCCGGGTGATCCGCACGGACGCGGCGGAGCGCGGCTTCGCGCGGACGGTGAGCCGGCTTGACGACGCCCTTTCCCGCCTGCGCGAAACCATCCGCATGGGCGGACAGCTGGGGGACGGGGACTTCGCCGAACTGACCGCGTTTGCCGCGGCGCCGGAAGGGGGCCTCCAATGA
- a CDS encoding Rrf2 family transcriptional regulator — protein sequence MKLTSRSEYALLALLCLARHTTETFLSGETIAQEQGIPPKFLQQILLALKRSRYVHSSKGQHGGYRLARQPGEISLAEIVRLFDGALAPTESVSKYFYESTPIEREEGLLNVFREIRDHVAEKLEKTTLADVL from the coding sequence ATGAAACTGACAAGCCGAAGTGAATACGCGCTGCTCGCCCTCCTCTGCCTGGCACGCCACACGACGGAGACGTTCCTCAGCGGCGAGACGATCGCGCAGGAACAGGGCATCCCCCCCAAGTTCCTGCAGCAGATTCTGCTTGCGCTGAAGCGGTCGCGGTATGTGCACAGTTCCAAGGGCCAGCACGGCGGATACCGCCTCGCCCGGCAACCCGGCGAGATTTCCCTGGCCGAGATCGTGCGGCTCTTTGACGGGGCCCTCGCCCCCACGGAGTCGGTCAGCAAGTACTTCTACGAGTCCACGCCCATTGAACGGGAGGAAGGGCTGCTGAACGTGTTTCGCGAGATTCGGGACCATGTGGCGGAAAAACTGGAGAAGACCACCCTGGCGGATGTGCTCTAA
- a CDS encoding PKD domain-containing protein, which yields MTRILGASARVCCLVSLVTLFGAGWCAPAAALDKAAYDNPNGNTRVVCQADPSQSYELYIPPTAPATGPAPICYGFDPGGNGKATLLQLAPAALENGWILAVSNNSKNGPWADIFIAQDAVLLDTETRLTLSPTRRFAGGMSGGARASLALAFRYPAKICGTLLVAAGGPSGTSLAPSNEGLVVHILIGTEDSNYLYDVPETQGGLVDAGVRCVVTPFAGGHVWPSGQLVLSGCRWLNDNAEKDPNSGLTPPACRPSSLFCQAPPPPGGAWGAKVADSEYGWTAFERFNGAVLPVAAVEWWGISAVWNSNVGYWLPSDPGARTFRVSLHPDNGGEPGPSVHAELLTASREDFPHLYSRNYALRRFRALLSAPVNLPSGWVGIQHVRTGDTLELLMASYEGDGQYLHHESDYGTYAPEADDLAIAVGTEEMEVEIFASPNLGRPPLAVHFTGAVSGNVGPVVNWRWDFGDGDILEGVEPSPSHVYTDPGVYTVALTVSTNISSALVERHGLIAVSEALPLAGPAGLVALLAVCLALGAAHLRRSRVRNGAFSRSHIGD from the coding sequence ATGACACGGATTCTTGGCGCGTCCGCGCGCGTGTGCTGTCTTGTTTCGCTGGTGACCCTCTTTGGGGCGGGCTGGTGCGCGCCTGCGGCGGCGCTGGACAAGGCCGCCTATGACAATCCCAATGGAAACACCCGCGTGGTCTGCCAGGCCGACCCCTCGCAGAGCTACGAGTTGTACATCCCTCCCACGGCGCCCGCCACGGGGCCGGCGCCCATCTGCTACGGCTTTGACCCGGGCGGCAACGGCAAGGCGACACTGCTCCAGCTTGCCCCGGCCGCGCTGGAAAACGGCTGGATTCTGGCCGTGTCGAACAACTCCAAGAACGGCCCCTGGGCGGACATTTTCATCGCGCAGGACGCCGTGCTGCTGGACACGGAAACCCGCCTCACCCTTTCGCCGACCCGGCGCTTCGCCGGAGGCATGTCCGGCGGCGCGCGGGCCTCGCTGGCGCTGGCCTTCCGCTACCCTGCCAAAATCTGCGGGACGCTGCTGGTTGCCGCGGGGGGGCCGTCCGGAACGTCCCTGGCACCGTCCAACGAGGGGCTGGTTGTCCACATTCTCATCGGCACAGAGGACAGCAATTACCTTTACGACGTTCCGGAGACCCAGGGCGGGCTGGTGGACGCGGGCGTCCGGTGCGTGGTCACCCCCTTTGCCGGGGGGCATGTCTGGCCGTCGGGGCAGCTCGTGCTGTCAGGGTGCCGGTGGCTCAACGACAACGCGGAGAAGGACCCCAACAGCGGGCTGACCCCGCCGGCCTGCCGCCCGTCCAGCCTGTTCTGCCAGGCTCCCCCGCCGCCGGGGGGGGCTTGGGGCGCCAAGGTCGCCGATTCGGAATACGGGTGGACCGCTTTCGAGCGCTTCAACGGGGCGGTGCTGCCCGTGGCCGCCGTGGAATGGTGGGGCATCAGCGCCGTATGGAACAGCAATGTCGGCTACTGGCTGCCCTCCGACCCCGGCGCCCGTACCTTCCGCGTCAGCCTGCACCCGGACAATGGGGGAGAGCCCGGCCCCTCGGTGCATGCGGAGCTGTTGACGGCGTCCCGCGAGGACTTTCCCCACCTGTACAGCCGGAACTACGCCCTGCGCCGTTTCCGCGCCCTGTTGTCCGCGCCCGTGAACCTCCCCTCGGGGTGGGTGGGCATCCAGCATGTGCGCACGGGGGACACCCTGGAACTGCTGATGGCGTCGTATGAGGGGGACGGGCAGTACCTCCATCACGAGAGCGACTACGGCACCTACGCTCCGGAGGCGGATGACCTCGCCATCGCCGTCGGAACCGAGGAAATGGAGGTGGAGATTTTCGCGTCCCCGAATCTGGGCCGTCCCCCGCTCGCGGTCCACTTCACCGGGGCGGTCTCCGGAAACGTGGGGCCCGTCGTCAACTGGCGGTGGGACTTCGGGGACGGCGACATCCTGGAGGGCGTCGAGCCCTCCCCTTCACACGTCTACACGGACCCGGGTGTCTATACCGTGGCGCTCACCGTGTCCACCAACATCAGCAGCGCTCTTGTGGAGCGCCACGGCCTCATCGCGGTCAGCGAGGCCCTTCCCCTGGCCGGCCCCGCCGGACTGGTGGCGTTGCTGGCGGTGTGCCTGGCTCTGGGCGCGGCGCACCTTCGGCGTTCCCGCGTCCGCAACGGCGCTTTTTCACGCTCCCACATCGGCGATTAG
- a CDS encoding carbohydrate kinase family protein, whose translation MGVDLVTVGVVCADVMVRPVDHIPPRGTLGLVPSLNMHFGGLAGVTAIVCSRLGGSSAFVGRLGRDSFGDFLLSKLSENRVDVSGVRRVDDCHSSATVVLISEDGERTFLHHMGTNAETCEEDMDFGVVGGARVLHWGGPAITPKLDGAPMGRVFEKARSLGVATSMDTCYDGAGRWLPLIEPSLPHLDIVFSSLEEARNYTGRDAVEDIAGFYLSYGVKTAVIKLGGDGVYARTAEGLEVRLPAHRVPVVDTTGAGDASCGGFLYGFLQGWNLEKCARLANAVGGLTVQRMGGAEAVESLEATLKFAETLDV comes from the coding sequence ATGGGTGTTGATCTTGTCACGGTGGGCGTGGTGTGTGCGGACGTCATGGTGCGCCCGGTGGACCACATCCCGCCGCGGGGCACCCTGGGGCTGGTTCCCTCGCTCAACATGCATTTCGGGGGGCTGGCCGGCGTCACGGCCATTGTGTGCTCGCGCCTGGGCGGGTCGTCCGCCTTTGTGGGCCGGCTGGGCCGCGACAGTTTCGGCGATTTCCTCCTTTCCAAGCTTTCCGAGAACCGCGTGGATGTGTCCGGCGTGCGCCGGGTGGACGACTGCCACTCTTCGGCCACGGTGGTCCTCATCAGCGAGGACGGCGAGCGCACGTTCCTGCACCACATGGGCACCAACGCCGAGACCTGCGAGGAGGACATGGACTTCGGCGTGGTGGGCGGTGCGCGCGTGCTGCACTGGGGCGGCCCGGCCATCACGCCCAAACTCGACGGCGCGCCCATGGGGCGCGTGTTCGAGAAGGCCCGCAGCCTCGGCGTGGCCACGAGCATGGACACCTGCTACGACGGGGCGGGGCGGTGGCTTCCCCTGATCGAGCCGTCGCTGCCGCACCTCGACATCGTCTTCTCCAGCCTGGAGGAGGCCCGGAACTACACCGGCAGGGACGCCGTCGAGGACATCGCCGGATTCTACCTTTCCTACGGCGTGAAGACCGCCGTGATCAAGCTCGGCGGCGACGGTGTCTATGCGCGCACCGCGGAGGGCCTCGAAGTGCGGCTGCCCGCGCACAGGGTGCCCGTGGTGGACACGACCGGCGCGGGAGACGCCTCCTGCGGCGGCTTTCTCTACGGCTTCCTCCAGGGATGGAATCTGGAGAAATGCGCCCGCCTCGCCAACGCCGTGGGCGGGCTCACGGTCCAGCGCATGGGCGGCGCGGAAGCCGTCGAGTCCCTGGAGGCGACCCTGAAATTCGCGGAGACTCTTGATGTATAG
- the lptD gene encoding LPS assembly protein LptD, whose amino-acid sequence MTSILLALCPAFAQSPWVPITPGGVYRDAVLDPRPADGPENRVLLADYARSRVIQVDPATGGSTEALALSMTGSVPRPTALLTNQGGLTPFVACVGGQHSAVSGEEMPCFLHVQQYPAPGVAAHTSLVNSKTLLSAVMTGDNSLLLADPFGDCILRINPLGDLAGNPETLLQGAGRPFRVAVTDNGSEANWVAWVGLSSNALTTMNLSDKNGRLTACALPGKPLALVWLAGEVFAVATPSGILLCRAGGIEPCAEKALPVTDMAKDGEGLVVLSGGDVVMLDGELNETGRVPLEMPARLIRACGPVLVAMAPQEGQQRAVVWNRKPQAAAETAPAESGPEAVEPPEAVASENGVEIVEAAAAAPSPEPAPAPGEQVPETAPVAAPPAQEPEAPESPAAVPAPEVGVPAEEAAPAEETAAAPAAPAEKPQGRYRSFPMFTSSLRAPSLNTATHKLIGGGEQKGLRDALTRPMEFGEPGLGFTPPDWTEPLRDLEADSMTTDLTTGKTVMRDNVRLRLGEMAFRSDQFSYSDEQGSYSAEGHVEVSQHASSLTADYLSYATPDAAVVERSFVLEPRDEQNMAKKRLSMGRITGRNFHMNEPTRELLVEEVDYDFAAQKGTLTNARGRAAYFYYSAEKLHILGPEEFIAENAWFTTCPGDPPGYRIMVKELHVEKGEVVTGKGARLALGNVKAPFLLPIWGSTAGPYPWSVDFDSGRYAETGYYLNLGQQFQVSKELSLGPRIMPTEKEGVGLGGDIYYDHMETPSSRLYRTAGEFHGLQTTENRGYLAWYNRFEPNRDLVLRMQAEQWSDEEFFKDFFYEQYRHRSDPRTFANLTLRKEEFIATGTARINTHSWAGETERLPEATFHLVERPLVDRLMFSFDTVNGYNDRNPGREYGTRSVNIARMSYDWDPASWLSVTPFYELEGAWYQRERTSEDSATRVSNLAGVTLQTRLHREFPGFWGFSAFKHVILPSVTYSYRPEPTLAAEDAPRFDALDNVYGRSRLETKLTNVIYGRDAETNDVWQAARLTLYQGNDFWNETRKADDYEAELDLRPRPWWGMQLAGERHDTRRPESLLEENYLESRFYKAYERATGKVLNERAADLNLRYADYSRILTQLYYDNTVVGGRFNTRIGFAYSDTDGNIYNRDVLYGLGYRLSENWGVSFEHIYDLNGDEMRSQTYEIRRSFKCWETALRFRDRQSGFDVNMEISLTAFPDTAIEF is encoded by the coding sequence ATGACAAGCATTCTTCTCGCCCTGTGTCCGGCCTTTGCGCAGAGCCCATGGGTGCCCATAACCCCCGGCGGCGTCTACCGGGACGCGGTTCTGGACCCCCGCCCGGCGGACGGGCCTGAAAACAGGGTGCTGCTGGCCGACTACGCGCGGAGCCGGGTCATTCAGGTGGACCCCGCCACCGGTGGGTCAACGGAGGCCCTTGCCCTGAGCATGACCGGATCCGTTCCCCGGCCAACCGCCCTGCTGACAAATCAAGGCGGATTGACCCCCTTTGTCGCCTGCGTGGGGGGGCAGCACAGTGCCGTGTCCGGCGAGGAAATGCCCTGCTTCCTGCATGTTCAACAGTACCCCGCCCCCGGCGTTGCCGCGCACACTTCCCTGGTCAACAGCAAAACGCTTTTGTCGGCCGTCATGACAGGGGACAACAGCCTCCTCCTTGCCGATCCCTTCGGGGACTGCATTCTCCGGATCAACCCCCTTGGCGACCTTGCCGGCAATCCGGAGACCCTCCTGCAAGGCGCGGGGCGTCCCTTCCGTGTGGCCGTCACGGACAATGGCAGCGAGGCAAACTGGGTGGCCTGGGTCGGACTTTCCTCCAACGCCCTCACGACCATGAATCTCTCCGACAAGAACGGCAGACTGACCGCGTGCGCGCTTCCCGGGAAGCCTCTGGCGCTGGTGTGGCTCGCCGGGGAGGTCTTCGCGGTCGCCACTCCTTCAGGCATCCTCTTGTGCCGGGCGGGCGGCATTGAGCCCTGCGCGGAGAAGGCGCTGCCTGTCACGGACATGGCGAAGGACGGGGAGGGGCTGGTGGTCCTCAGCGGCGGCGATGTGGTCATGCTGGATGGGGAACTCAACGAAACCGGCCGCGTGCCGCTGGAGATGCCCGCGAGGCTCATCCGGGCCTGCGGACCGGTGCTTGTCGCCATGGCCCCGCAGGAGGGGCAGCAGCGGGCGGTCGTCTGGAACCGCAAACCGCAGGCCGCCGCAGAAACAGCCCCGGCCGAAAGCGGGCCGGAGGCCGTTGAGCCCCCCGAAGCCGTCGCGTCTGAAAACGGCGTTGAGATCGTTGAGGCGGCCGCCGCGGCGCCCTCCCCTGAACCCGCCCCTGCGCCCGGGGAACAGGTCCCCGAGACGGCCCCCGTTGCGGCGCCGCCCGCGCAGGAACCCGAGGCCCCCGAAAGCCCCGCGGCAGTCCCGGCCCCGGAAGTCGGCGTTCCCGCGGAAGAAGCCGCGCCTGCCGAAGAGACGGCGGCCGCCCCCGCCGCCCCCGCAGAGAAGCCCCAGGGGCGGTACCGCAGCTTCCCCATGTTCACCAGTTCCCTGCGCGCTCCGTCGCTGAACACGGCCACGCACAAGCTGATCGGGGGCGGGGAGCAGAAGGGGCTGCGGGACGCCCTGACACGGCCCATGGAGTTTGGCGAGCCCGGGCTGGGCTTCACGCCCCCCGACTGGACCGAGCCCCTGCGCGATCTGGAGGCCGACTCCATGACCACGGACCTGACCACGGGCAAGACCGTGATGCGCGACAATGTCCGGCTGCGCCTGGGCGAGATGGCCTTCCGCAGCGACCAGTTCTCCTATTCCGACGAGCAGGGCAGCTACAGCGCGGAGGGGCATGTGGAGGTGAGCCAGCACGCGTCCTCCCTCACCGCCGACTACCTGTCCTACGCGACGCCGGACGCGGCGGTGGTGGAGCGCTCCTTTGTCCTGGAGCCCCGCGACGAGCAGAACATGGCGAAGAAGCGGCTCTCCATGGGGCGCATCACGGGGCGCAACTTCCATATGAACGAGCCGACGCGCGAGTTGCTGGTGGAGGAGGTGGACTACGACTTCGCGGCGCAGAAGGGCACGCTCACCAACGCCCGCGGCCGCGCCGCCTACTTCTATTACTCCGCCGAGAAACTGCACATTCTGGGTCCGGAGGAGTTCATCGCAGAGAACGCGTGGTTCACCACCTGTCCGGGCGACCCGCCGGGTTACCGGATCATGGTCAAGGAACTCCACGTGGAGAAGGGGGAGGTTGTCACGGGCAAGGGGGCGCGTCTTGCCCTGGGCAACGTCAAGGCCCCCTTCCTCCTCCCCATCTGGGGCAGCACCGCGGGCCCCTACCCCTGGTCGGTGGACTTTGACTCGGGACGCTACGCGGAGACGGGCTACTATCTCAACCTGGGCCAGCAGTTCCAGGTTTCCAAGGAGCTTTCCCTCGGCCCGCGGATCATGCCGACGGAGAAAGAGGGGGTCGGGCTGGGCGGCGACATCTACTACGACCACATGGAGACCCCCTCGTCGCGCCTGTACCGGACCGCCGGCGAGTTCCACGGCCTCCAGACCACCGAAAACCGGGGATACCTGGCCTGGTACAACCGCTTTGAGCCGAACAGGGACCTCGTGCTGCGGATGCAGGCCGAGCAGTGGTCCGACGAGGAGTTTTTCAAGGACTTCTTCTACGAGCAGTACCGCCACCGGAGCGACCCGCGCACCTTCGCCAACCTGACCCTCCGCAAGGAGGAATTCATCGCCACGGGCACCGCGCGGATCAACACGCACTCCTGGGCCGGCGAGACCGAGCGCCTGCCGGAGGCCACCTTCCATCTGGTCGAGCGGCCCCTGGTGGACCGGCTGATGTTCTCCTTTGACACGGTGAACGGCTACAACGACCGGAACCCCGGCCGCGAGTACGGCACCCGGTCCGTCAACATTGCGCGGATGTCCTACGACTGGGATCCGGCGTCCTGGCTCTCTGTGACCCCCTTCTACGAATTGGAGGGGGCCTGGTACCAGCGCGAGCGGACCAGTGAGGACAGCGCGACCCGCGTGTCCAATCTGGCGGGGGTGACCCTGCAAACCCGCCTGCACCGCGAGTTCCCCGGATTCTGGGGCTTCTCCGCCTTCAAGCACGTCATCCTCCCCTCGGTCACCTACTCCTACCGGCCGGAACCCACCCTTGCGGCGGAGGACGCCCCGCGCTTTGACGCCCTGGACAACGTGTACGGGCGCAGCCGCCTGGAGACCAAGCTGACCAACGTCATTTACGGGCGGGACGCCGAGACCAACGATGTGTGGCAGGCCGCCCGCCTGACCCTGTACCAGGGCAACGACTTCTGGAACGAAACCCGCAAGGCGGACGACTACGAGGCCGAACTGGACCTGCGACCCCGGCCCTGGTGGGGCATGCAGCTGGCCGGCGAGCGCCATGACACGCGCCGGCCGGAGTCGCTGCTGGAGGAGAACTACCTCGAGAGCCGTTTCTACAAGGCCTACGAGCGGGCCACCGGAAAGGTGCTCAACGAGCGCGCCGCCGACCTCAACCTGCGCTACGCCGACTACTCCCGGATTCTGACGCAGCTCTATTACGACAACACGGTGGTCGGCGGGCGCTTCAACACGCGCATCGGCTTCGCGTATTCGGACACGGACGGCAACATCTACAACCGCGACGTGCTGTACGGTCTGGGATACCGCCTCTCGGAGAACTGGGGCGTGAGTTTCGAGCACATCTACGACCTGAACGGCGACGAGATGCGCAGCCAGACCTACGAGATCCGCCGCAGTTTCAAGTGCTGGGAGACGGCCCTCCGCTTCCGCGACCGGCAGAGCGGCTTCGACGTGAACATGGAAATCAGCCTCACCGCCTTCCCGGACACGGCGATCGAGTTCTGA
- a CDS encoding polyprenyl synthetase family protein codes for MGTFLDNERWTGARARVDAALAERIPAGGPDALCAALRAAVFPGGKRLRPLLALAVAEMLGHPPERVLDAACAVEMAHAASLILDDLPCMDDAEERRGHPPVHRAFGEATALLAAVSLLAEAFHLTARNAETAGQPQAAPAAVARLRCALGVGGLCGGQYLDLHAGTAGPETAEHLLRIHREKSGALFVAAAVLPAVLLGEPEDVCGRLERYAEALGLAFQISDDLIDAARPADGDGGSSFAGLGGTRAAEEKARLVAAAKDCLAPWGDAARTLTGMAEYVRTRKS; via the coding sequence GTGGGCACGTTTCTGGACAATGAGCGGTGGACGGGCGCGCGCGCGCGGGTGGACGCCGCCCTCGCCGAACGGATCCCCGCCGGGGGGCCGGACGCCCTGTGCGCAGCCCTGCGCGCCGCCGTGTTCCCGGGCGGGAAGCGGCTGCGCCCCCTGCTGGCGCTGGCGGTTGCGGAGATGCTCGGCCATCCCCCGGAGCGCGTGCTTGACGCCGCCTGCGCCGTGGAAATGGCCCACGCCGCGTCGCTCATTCTGGACGACCTCCCCTGCATGGACGATGCCGAGGAACGGCGCGGCCACCCCCCCGTCCACCGCGCCTTCGGCGAGGCCACGGCGCTGCTGGCCGCCGTGTCGCTCCTTGCGGAGGCCTTCCACCTGACGGCGCGAAACGCCGAGACGGCGGGACAGCCCCAGGCCGCCCCCGCCGCCGTCGCACGGCTGCGCTGCGCCCTCGGGGTGGGCGGCCTCTGCGGCGGACAGTACCTCGACCTGCACGCGGGAACGGCAGGGCCGGAAACCGCGGAGCACCTTCTGCGCATACATAGGGAGAAGTCCGGGGCGCTGTTTGTCGCGGCCGCCGTGCTGCCGGCCGTGCTGCTCGGAGAGCCGGAGGATGTCTGCGGCCGTCTGGAGCGGTACGCCGAGGCCCTTGGCCTCGCGTTCCAGATTTCGGACGATCTCATTGACGCGGCGCGCCCCGCGGACGGGGACGGCGGCAGCAGTTTTGCCGGCCTCGGCGGAACGCGCGCGGCGGAGGAAAAGGCGCGGCTCGTGGCCGCGGCGAAGGACTGTCTGGCCCCGTGGGGCGACGCCGCCCGAACGCTGACAGGAATGGCTGAGTATGTCAGAACCCGGAAAAGTTAA